One Candidatus Omnitrophota bacterium genomic window carries:
- a CDS encoding DUF72 domain-containing protein has protein sequence MIKKARCLIGTSGFYYNHWYDKFYPRELKKQELLPFFAKYFNTVELNNTFYHLPKEKVVENWHHNTPREFIFALKASRFITHIKRLKNLEDSLKVFLSRAYILKEKLGPVLYQLPPSMKKDSPRLEAFLKKLPSDIKNVIEFRNPSWLDKEIFDILKKHNIAHCIISMPDFPVRKEITADFVYIRMHGGEVLYGSNYSTKELRSWADDIKKFLKKGLDVYVYFNNDANAYAIKNATTLRKLM, from the coding sequence ATGATAAAAAAAGCAAGATGTCTGATCGGGACCTCGGGATTTTATTACAATCACTGGTATGATAAGTTTTACCCGCGGGAACTTAAAAAACAAGAGCTACTGCCTTTTTTTGCCAAGTATTTTAATACCGTAGAACTCAATAATACCTTTTATCACCTTCCCAAAGAAAAGGTGGTAGAGAATTGGCATCATAATACACCTCGGGAATTTATCTTTGCCCTTAAGGCCAGTAGATTTATTACCCATATCAAGAGGTTGAAAAACTTAGAAGATAGTCTCAAGGTTTTTTTAAGCAGGGCATATATCTTGAAGGAAAAATTAGGCCCGGTGCTTTATCAATTGCCGCCGTCAATGAAAAAAGACAGCCCGAGACTGGAGGCTTTTTTAAAGAAGCTGCCTTCGGATATTAAAAACGTGATTGAATTTCGCAATCCTAGCTGGCTGGACAAAGAGATATTCGACATTCTTAAGAAACACAACATTGCCCACTGCATTATCAGTATGCCGGATTTTCCGGTAAGAAAAGAGATAACCGCTGACTTTGTTTATATCAGGATGCACGGGGGAGAGGTTCTTTACGGCTCTAATTATTCAACTAAAGAACTAAGGTCTTGGGCTGATGATATCAAGAAATTCTTGAAAAAAGGCCTGGACGTCTACGTCTATTTCAATAATGACGCCAATGCTTACGCAATAAAAAATGCCACAACATTAAGAAAATTAATGTAG
- a CDS encoding cupin domain-containing protein, protein MEVKVERIEEEKIKQMGVLSWPIWQKEVSRFDWHYDETETCYLLAGKVIVEIKDGKTVSFGAGDFVTFPKGLDCVWDIKDPVKKHYNFS, encoded by the coding sequence ATGGAGGTAAAGGTTGAGAGAATCGAGGAAGAAAAGATTAAACAGATGGGAGTTTTATCCTGGCCGATCTGGCAAAAGGAGGTTTCGCGTTTTGACTGGCACTATGATGAAACAGAGACTTGCTATTTACTTGCCGGAAAGGTTATTGTCGAAATAAAAGACGGAAAAACTGTCAGCTTCGGGGCAGGCGATTTTGTTACTTTTCCTAAAGGGCTTGACTGTGTTTGGGATATAAAGGATCCTGTAAAAAAACACTATAATTTTTCTTGA
- a CDS encoding protein-L-isoaspartate(D-aspartate) O-methyltransferase, whose product MTGYWRELSRQMVDSQLIFRGVSDKSVLAAFGNVPRHRFIPEGLDKINPYGDYPLSIGEGQTISQPYMAALMTESLQLKGGEKVLEIGTGSGYQAAVLAELTEKVYTIERIASLAKRAEQTLSELGYANIKIKTDDGSLGWKEFSPYDAIVVTAGAPSIPPCLVEQLAGKGRLVLPVGNAFNQMLTLLTRDNDQVIKSDICSCVFVPLIGKEGWKK is encoded by the coding sequence ATGACCGGTTACTGGCGAGAGTTATCCCGGCAGATGGTGGATAGCCAGTTGATTTTTCGGGGAGTTAGCGATAAATCAGTTTTGGCTGCATTCGGTAATGTTCCCCGGCACCGGTTCATACCAGAAGGGCTTGATAAAATAAATCCTTACGGGGATTATCCTCTTTCGATTGGAGAAGGACAAACAATATCTCAACCTTATATGGCGGCGCTGATGACCGAATCCCTTCAGCTTAAAGGCGGAGAAAAGGTGCTGGAAATTGGAACAGGTTCGGGTTATCAAGCGGCAGTTTTGGCTGAACTTACCGAAAAGGTCTATACAATAGAAAGGATTGCCTCCCTGGCCAAGCGGGCTGAGCAGACGTTGTCCGAACTCGGTTATGCCAATATTAAGATTAAGACGGATGATGGCTCATTAGGCTGGAAGGAATTTTCTCCTTATGATGCTATCGTGGTTACTGCCGGAGCGCCTTCGATACCTCCCTGTTTAGTTGAGCAACTGGCTGGAAAGGGGAGACTTGTGCTTCCTGTGGGGAACGCATTCAATCAGATGTTAACCCTCCTTACCCGGGATAATGACCAGGTGATTAAATCTGATATCTGCAGTTGTGTTTTTGTCCCCTTAATTGGAAAAGAAGGATGGAAAAAATAA
- a CDS encoding glycosyltransferase family 2 protein, giving the protein MKVCVLIPLYNEARTIERLVKDAVKYADKCLVVDDGSADSSGTIALEAGAVVIKHSKNYGKGISLQNGFKKVLEEKYDAVITMDGDGQHDPADLPKFIKKAENSPAGIISGNRMGNLKEMPLIRILTNKLMSFVISKVSGQNIVDSQCGYRLIKSNVLEKLNLSTSRFEIESEILIETAKLGYRIDFVPINSIYRGEKSRIDPLFDTLRFIKFIFRRR; this is encoded by the coding sequence ATGAAGGTATGCGTGCTTATTCCTTTGTATAATGAAGCCAGGACCATAGAACGCTTGGTTAAAGACGCAGTTAAATATGCTGATAAATGCCTGGTGGTGGACGATGGTTCTGCTGACTCAAGCGGAACCATTGCTTTGGAGGCTGGAGCCGTTGTTATCAAACATTCCAAAAATTACGGTAAAGGCATTTCCCTGCAGAATGGATTTAAAAAAGTATTAGAAGAAAAATACGATGCAGTAATTACCATGGATGGCGATGGTCAGCACGACCCGGCGGATTTGCCTAAATTTATTAAAAAAGCTGAAAATTCCCCGGCCGGTATTATTTCAGGGAACAGGATGGGTAATCTGAAGGAAATGCCCCTGATCCGCATATTGACCAATAAACTTATGTCGTTTGTGATCTCTAAGGTCAGCGGACAAAATATCGTAGATAGTCAGTGTGGATACCGCCTGATAAAAAGCAATGTTTTAGAAAAACTGAACCTTTCTACTTCGCGTTTTGAAATAGAGTCTGAGATCTTGATTGAAACGGCAAAATTAGGTTATCGGATAGATTTTGTGCCCATTAACAGCATCTATCGGGGAGAAAAAAGCCGGATTGATCCCCTGTTTGATACATTGCGGTTTATAAAATTTATTTTCAGGAGAAGATGA
- a CDS encoding metallophosphoesterase family protein, protein MRYAVFADIHSNLEAWQAVSESFKNKRIDGFICAGDIVGYGPDPQECIKLVRGMIPAPLIVGGNHDWAVAGKLDIDYFNTYAKQAILWTKENLSQVDKDYLGSLSLIQEGNNFTLVHGSLDQPEEFRYIIDIRDAEPSFRILEKDILFVAHSHVPFILSMKQEKMRYIEPGRLNLCEQEKYIINVGSIGQPRDGDPRACYLIYDAEVDLVEFERVEYDIVSTRRKIIKAGLPGKLADRLAVGG, encoded by the coding sequence ATGCGCTACGCAGTATTTGCCGATATACACAGCAATTTAGAAGCCTGGCAGGCAGTTTCGGAGTCTTTTAAAAACAAGAGAATAGATGGCTTTATTTGCGCAGGGGATATAGTCGGATATGGGCCTGATCCCCAAGAGTGCATTAAGCTGGTCCGGGGAATGATTCCTGCCCCGCTTATTGTCGGCGGTAACCACGATTGGGCAGTTGCCGGGAAGCTTGATATAGATTATTTTAACACTTACGCTAAGCAGGCAATTCTCTGGACAAAAGAAAACCTAAGCCAGGTTGACAAAGATTACCTGGGTTCTTTGAGTCTTATCCAGGAGGGGAACAATTTTACATTGGTTCACGGAAGCCTTGATCAGCCGGAGGAGTTTAGGTATATTATAGATATTCGGGATGCTGAACCTTCATTCCGGATTTTAGAAAAAGATATCTTATTTGTTGCTCATTCGCATGTGCCTTTTATATTAAGCATGAAACAGGAAAAGATGAGGTATATAGAACCGGGCAGGTTAAATCTTTGCGAGCAAGAAAAATATATTATTAATGTCGGAAGTATAGGCCAGCCGCGGGATGGCGATCCTCGAGCCTGCTATTTGATATATGATGCTGAAGTTGATCTGGTTGAATTTGAGCGGGTTGAATATGATATTGTTTCTACCCGGCGAAAGATAATAAAGGCCGGATTGCCCGGGAAGCTGGCCGACAGGTTGGCGGTTGGGGGATAA
- a CDS encoding small multi-drug export protein, which yields MEKINSELFIILMSMLPINELRGTIPIALSMNQPVVKTLLLAIIGNLIPVGPLLVFLRPVSERLRRFKIWRRFFEHIFNHTEKKARIVQKYGALGLILFVAIPLPVTGAWTGSVAASLFKIRFRYAFSAIAVGVIISGCIVTAIYRLAQMAL from the coding sequence ATGGAAAAAATAAATAGCGAATTGTTTATTATTCTTATGTCGATGTTGCCGATAAATGAATTAAGGGGAACCATTCCGATTGCTCTTTCAATGAATCAGCCCGTGGTTAAGACCTTATTGCTGGCGATTATCGGCAATTTAATTCCGGTAGGGCCGTTGCTTGTATTTTTAAGGCCGGTTTCTGAGCGTCTCAGGCGGTTTAAAATCTGGCGCAGGTTTTTTGAGCATATTTTCAACCATACTGAAAAAAAAGCAAGGATTGTTCAAAAATATGGGGCATTGGGGCTTATCCTGTTTGTAGCGATTCCTCTCCCCGTTACCGGAGCCTGGACAGGCTCGGTTGCCGCGTCTTTATTTAAAATAAGATTTAGATATGCCTTTAGCGCCATTGCTGTCGGGGTAATTATTTCCGGTTGTATTGTTACGGCTATATACAGATTAGCACAGATGGCGCTTTAA